Proteins from a single region of Novosphingobium sp. CECT 9465:
- a CDS encoding peptidoglycan endopeptidase, whose translation MNTQLAVVALELVGTRFRLNGRTVEGGLDCVGLVAQVLRHAGYSARPPEGYSLRSISVAQWLHHAEASNLIPVAQDGDVILCMVNPVQPHLLIAVPGGYVHAHAGLGRVTFMPAPLSWPIARQWQLADKEH comes from the coding sequence GTGAACACCCAGCTCGCTGTAGTGGCTCTCGAACTGGTCGGAACGCGGTTCCGGCTGAACGGGCGGACTGTCGAAGGCGGACTCGATTGCGTCGGGCTGGTGGCGCAGGTGCTGCGCCACGCCGGGTATTCGGCCAGACCGCCGGAGGGATATTCGCTACGTTCGATATCCGTCGCGCAGTGGCTTCACCACGCTGAAGCAAGCAACCTCATCCCCGTGGCGCAGGACGGCGATGTCATCCTGTGCATGGTCAATCCCGTCCAGCCGCACCTGCTGATCGCGGTGCCGGGCGGGTACGTGCATGCGCACGCAGGGCTGGGGCGCGTTACCTTCATGCCTGCGCCGTTGAGCTGGCCGATTGCCCGGCAATGGCAACTTGCTGACAAGGAGCATTGA
- a CDS encoding DUF2163 domain-containing protein, producing the protein MSRTWFSQALETVAVWWRIERCDGITLGLTGHDRDLVFAGLRHRTAPGMVPSAVRRTATFEPDSAEVQGAMSHDAIGEADLAAGRFDGARVSMGLVDWETLEAETLFTGTIGSVGREGTTFSAELQSIKHMLARQIVPRTSPSCRAEFCGEGCTLSAARFTRDAEVVEVSADRQWVKIAGIADAASFDFGWLRAVDGADAGLLVRVQSVDEAWLVLERPLSDDATAGMQVILREGCDHTIATCADRFGNAVNFQGEPFLPGNDLLTRYPGAQG; encoded by the coding sequence ATGAGCAGGACCTGGTTCAGCCAGGCGCTGGAGACGGTGGCGGTGTGGTGGCGGATCGAGCGGTGCGACGGCATCACGCTGGGGCTGACTGGACATGACCGTGATCTGGTGTTTGCCGGACTGCGTCACCGAACGGCACCGGGCATGGTGCCTTCGGCTGTGCGCCGGACGGCCACGTTCGAACCGGATTCCGCCGAAGTCCAGGGCGCGATGAGCCACGATGCCATCGGCGAGGCCGATCTTGCAGCAGGCCGGTTCGATGGTGCCCGCGTTTCAATGGGGCTGGTGGATTGGGAAACGCTGGAGGCCGAAACGCTGTTTACCGGCACGATCGGATCGGTGGGACGTGAAGGGACGACTTTTTCGGCGGAGTTGCAATCGATCAAGCACATGTTGGCCCGCCAGATCGTGCCCCGGACTTCTCCCAGCTGCCGGGCCGAGTTTTGCGGGGAGGGCTGCACTCTTTCCGCCGCTCGGTTCACGCGTGATGCCGAAGTGGTTGAAGTCTCCGCTGATCGGCAATGGGTGAAGATTGCCGGAATCGCCGACGCTGCAAGTTTCGATTTTGGCTGGCTGCGTGCGGTCGATGGTGCCGATGCGGGCTTGCTTGTACGTGTCCAGTCAGTTGACGAGGCGTGGCTGGTGCTGGAACGGCCGCTTTCGGACGATGCGACCGCAGGGATGCAGGTGATTCTGCGCGAAGGTTGCGATCATACGATTGCGACTTGTGCTGACAGGTTCGGCAATGCCGTGAATTTTCAGGGCGAACCGTTTTTGCCGGGTAACGATCTGCTGACGCGATACCCCGGAGCGCAGGGGTGA
- a CDS encoding DUF2460 domain-containing protein codes for MSHWLAKRRTVQHTDTIQRFDPRFWTVNFPRPAMASVITTAPDALRVDTVFQKADDLVGLIWESEDKWDHPLLSYDTRRDYSRLTLSFRWRSSGVLPLDAVNGPTLTIEGRDAAGNARAWYVRLWNYATGTPTDAQVTLPFSALSGGFLLPDEADPVHPTDIDRLFISLVPPGYGTGATPFANAATGWVELTAVRCEGHKPMLEIGDVMVPPHGLSMCTGYDDAYNLTPARLLRQVRGLGYRGSINHYIGMSHFFPLVPDGVGGFVVDPALPAMNGAANAWHGAFLAEAARMGYTVIASQSYELLAQHCPAAWQQRTWEGEAGLTGWSPPSALLSPANTEAMAWVRKVGVALVGLMQDAGLPVRHQVGEPWWWVTQDRQICIYDEAAKAAFGGSPVNIPDLGANLSAAQKSLLDAAGALLAQSTAGLAAAVKAAAGVAGAETLLLAFLPTVLDPVTPEALRANLPTGWASPAFDVLQLEDYDWVTTGKDALRTQARTLAEARLNYPREQQHYLSGFVLNGAKASVEWPRIDAAASEAVALGVAETFIWALPQVSRDGYVRLPDNSGDETMQSFDDVLFPLALGRDASVTPEFSTNVTITASGFERRNSLWSDARLRFDVGPGVRSDAELGELIGFFRARRGQARGFRLRDPSDFSSNGMTGTPTPIDQVIGTGDGANARFELVKLYGADEDAQRRRITRPRTGTMRVSVNGIETGDFVVEPLGVIGLASAPAAGAVVRAGFQFDVPVRFAEDRLDISGAEFAAGEAPSVPLIELREDA; via the coding sequence ATGAGCCACTGGCTCGCCAAGCGCCGCACGGTGCAGCATACCGATACCATCCAGCGGTTCGATCCGCGGTTCTGGACGGTCAACTTTCCCCGGCCGGCGATGGCTTCGGTCATCACCACCGCGCCCGATGCCTTGCGCGTGGATACGGTGTTCCAGAAGGCCGACGATCTTGTCGGGCTGATCTGGGAATCGGAGGACAAGTGGGATCATCCGCTGTTGTCGTACGACACGCGGCGTGATTATTCGCGCCTGACGCTTTCGTTCCGGTGGCGGTCTTCGGGCGTGCTGCCGCTGGACGCGGTCAATGGACCGACGCTGACCATCGAGGGGCGTGACGCGGCGGGCAATGCGCGCGCATGGTATGTGCGATTGTGGAACTATGCCACGGGCACACCGACCGATGCGCAGGTGACCCTGCCATTTTCGGCGTTGAGCGGCGGGTTTCTGCTGCCGGACGAGGCTGATCCCGTCCATCCCACCGACATCGATCGTTTGTTCATTTCGCTGGTGCCGCCGGGTTACGGCACGGGTGCGACGCCTTTTGCCAACGCTGCGACAGGGTGGGTGGAACTGACCGCGGTGCGCTGCGAAGGGCACAAGCCGATGCTTGAAATTGGCGATGTCATGGTGCCGCCGCATGGTCTCTCCATGTGCACGGGCTATGACGATGCCTACAATCTGACGCCTGCGCGATTGCTGCGGCAGGTGCGTGGGCTCGGCTACCGTGGGAGCATCAACCACTACATCGGGATGAGCCATTTCTTCCCGTTGGTGCCCGATGGCGTGGGCGGGTTTGTTGTCGACCCTGCGCTGCCAGCGATGAATGGGGCTGCGAATGCGTGGCATGGGGCGTTTCTGGCTGAAGCGGCGCGGATGGGATACACCGTCATTGCATCGCAATCCTACGAACTGCTGGCGCAGCATTGCCCGGCTGCCTGGCAGCAGCGAACCTGGGAGGGCGAGGCGGGGTTGACGGGATGGTCGCCGCCATCGGCCCTGCTTTCGCCTGCGAACACCGAAGCGATGGCGTGGGTGCGCAAGGTGGGCGTGGCGCTGGTCGGCTTGATGCAGGACGCAGGACTGCCGGTGCGCCATCAGGTGGGTGAGCCTTGGTGGTGGGTGACGCAAGACCGGCAGATATGCATTTATGATGAGGCAGCGAAGGCCGCTTTCGGGGGCAGTCCGGTCAATATTCCTGACCTTGGCGCGAACCTGAGCGCTGCGCAGAAATCCTTGCTGGATGCGGCGGGCGCACTGCTGGCGCAATCGACGGCCGGACTTGCGGCGGCGGTGAAGGCTGCGGCGGGGGTAGCGGGAGCCGAGACACTATTGCTGGCGTTTCTGCCGACGGTGCTTGACCCGGTAACCCCGGAGGCGCTGCGCGCGAACTTGCCGACGGGGTGGGCTTCGCCTGCATTCGATGTGCTGCAGCTTGAAGATTATGACTGGGTCACGACCGGCAAGGATGCGTTGCGCACGCAAGCGCGAACCTTGGCTGAAGCGCGGCTGAATTATCCGCGCGAGCAGCAGCACTACTTGTCAGGCTTCGTGCTGAACGGCGCGAAGGCTTCGGTCGAGTGGCCGCGCATCGACGCTGCGGCAAGCGAGGCGGTGGCGTTGGGGGTGGCCGAAACATTCATCTGGGCGCTGCCGCAGGTTTCACGCGACGGATATGTCCGCCTTCCCGACAATAGCGGAGACGAAACGATGCAGTCCTTCGATGATGTGCTGTTCCCGCTCGCACTGGGCCGGGACGCCTCGGTTACGCCTGAATTTTCGACCAACGTGACGATCACCGCGTCAGGATTCGAGCGGCGCAACAGCTTGTGGTCGGACGCGCGGCTTCGATTTGACGTGGGGCCGGGGGTGCGATCCGATGCCGAACTGGGTGAGCTGATCGGGTTTTTCCGGGCGCGGCGTGGGCAGGCGCGAGGGTTCCGGTTGCGCGATCCGTCGGACTTCAGCTCGAACGGCATGACCGGCACGCCGACACCCATCGATCAGGTGATCGGGACAGGCGATGGCGCCAATGCGCGGTTCGAACTGGTCAAGTTGTATGGCGCAGATGAAGACGCCCAACGGCGGCGGATCACACGGCCCCGGACGGGCACGATGCGGGTGAGTGTGAATGGTATCGAGACGGGCGATTTCGTGGTGGAACCGCTGGGGGTGATCGGTCTGGCGAGCGCTCCTGCGGCAGGAGCAGTGGTGCGGGCGGGCTTCCAGTTCGACGTGCCTGTGCGATTCGCCGAAGATCGCCTCGACATTTCTGGGGCTGAATTTGCAGCTGGCGAGGCACCGAGCGTACCGCTGATCGAATTGCGAGAAGACGCATGA
- a CDS encoding tail tape measure protein, with protein MADELDTLMIDVRANTSGFAADVAQMRGSFDSVLVDGFGRAGDTLERGLLGAIRRGSLGFEDLRRVAFNVLGDIAAQAVQSGIGALGSGAGSGGIGGGVLGLGSLIGSIFGLPGRATGGPVAPGRGYLVGERGPEMFVPTSAGRVEPSLGGGKGRDVNVSIRIVSPQGSNQPESLRRSGRQVAQAVRRALNDF; from the coding sequence GTGGCGGATGAACTCGACACACTGATGATCGACGTGCGCGCCAATACATCGGGCTTTGCTGCCGATGTAGCGCAGATGCGCGGCAGCTTCGATTCCGTGCTGGTGGATGGCTTCGGTCGAGCGGGCGATACGCTGGAGCGCGGCCTGCTGGGCGCGATCCGACGGGGATCGCTGGGATTCGAGGATTTGCGCCGGGTCGCGTTTAACGTTCTGGGCGATATTGCGGCGCAGGCGGTGCAGTCGGGCATCGGGGCGCTGGGCAGTGGTGCTGGTTCTGGCGGGATCGGTGGTGGCGTGCTGGGACTTGGCAGCCTGATCGGATCGATCTTCGGCCTTCCGGGCCGGGCAACGGGCGGGCCGGTGGCACCGGGGCGCGGCTATCTGGTGGGCGAGCGCGGACCAGAGATGTTCGTCCCGACATCGGCCGGGCGGGTCGAGCCTTCGCTGGGCGGCGGCAAGGGGCGGGACGTGAATGTCTCGATCAGGATCGTCAGCCCGCAAGGCAGCAACCAACCGGAGAGCCTGCGCCGGTCTGGCCGCCAGGTAGCGCAAGCCGTGCGCCGGGCGCTGAACGACTTCTGA
- a CDS encoding phage tail assembly chaperone — MSDSFGASAARLCGQAALLLGWMPDAFWAATPEELGTVLSAMRKPDGGTIDKSTLDSMMEADRGG; from the coding sequence GTGAGCGACTCATTCGGGGCCAGTGCCGCGCGGCTTTGCGGGCAGGCCGCGCTTTTGCTCGGCTGGATGCCTGACGCATTCTGGGCCGCAACGCCTGAGGAACTGGGCACCGTTCTGAGCGCGATGCGCAAGCCCGATGGCGGGACGATCGACAAGAGCACTCTCGACAGTATGATGGAGGCAGACCGTGGCGGATGA
- a CDS encoding gene transfer agent family protein, producing the protein MADAANPHRGEAVLVIAGQPLVLRPTFGALVAAEQELGPLFGLVERASAGQLRLAEMVGLFWHCLRERVGLEREDFADAVAREGLAACTPPLRTLIVQILKGAG; encoded by the coding sequence ATGGCGGACGCTGCGAACCCCCATCGCGGGGAGGCGGTGCTGGTCATCGCGGGGCAACCGCTGGTGCTGCGGCCGACGTTCGGCGCGCTGGTTGCGGCGGAGCAGGAACTGGGACCGTTGTTTGGCCTGGTCGAACGGGCGAGCGCGGGACAGCTGCGGCTGGCCGAGATGGTCGGGCTGTTCTGGCATTGCCTGCGGGAGCGGGTGGGGCTGGAACGTGAAGACTTTGCCGATGCGGTGGCGCGCGAGGGTCTTGCCGCATGCACCCCACCGCTGCGGACGTTGATCGTGCAAATCCTGAAGGGTGCGGGGTGA
- a CDS encoding phage major tail protein, TP901-1 family: MAAQKGSAFLLKISDGAATPTYNTVAGLRTTQMSINGESVVITSKDSGGWRELLSGAGTRSVTVSAAGIFLGSAAEMQVRGNALAGTIADYELSFEGGEKMRGKFLVQRLDYSGDFNGERNYTMTLESSGLVAQV; the protein is encoded by the coding sequence ATGGCAGCCCAGAAGGGAAGCGCGTTCCTGCTGAAGATCAGCGATGGCGCAGCGACACCGACCTACAACACCGTGGCCGGTTTGCGCACGACGCAGATGTCGATCAACGGCGAATCCGTAGTGATCACCAGCAAGGATTCGGGCGGCTGGCGCGAACTGCTTTCGGGTGCGGGTACGCGATCGGTGACAGTGAGTGCGGCCGGGATTTTCCTGGGCAGCGCGGCTGAAATGCAAGTGCGCGGGAATGCGCTGGCGGGCACGATCGCCGACTACGAGCTTTCGTTCGAGGGCGGCGAGAAGATGCGGGGCAAGTTCCTGGTCCAGCGACTGGATTACTCCGGCGATTTCAACGGCGAGCGCAATTACACGATGACGCTCGAAAGCTCTGGCCTGGTGGCGCAAGTCTGA
- a CDS encoding DUF3168 domain-containing protein, translated as MEISFRAALIAWLSSDPALAAALNAVVEEAPSRTALPWLALTTSASTNWGTKTLAGREIRVALELNYRSDDPLGGAALVAGIEARVENLPADQSANGFRVASIGLLRARAEQRDEAVRVVVLEYRARVLAA; from the coding sequence ATGGAAATTTCCTTTCGTGCCGCGCTGATCGCGTGGCTTTCGAGCGATCCTGCCCTGGCTGCGGCGCTGAACGCGGTGGTTGAAGAAGCGCCTTCGCGCACGGCGCTGCCGTGGCTGGCGCTGACCACCAGCGCGAGCACCAACTGGGGCACCAAGACGCTGGCGGGGCGCGAAATCCGTGTGGCGCTGGAGCTGAATTACCGCAGCGACGATCCGCTGGGCGGCGCGGCGCTGGTGGCCGGGATCGAGGCGCGGGTGGAGAACCTGCCTGCCGACCAATCGGCCAATGGTTTTCGCGTGGCGAGCATCGGCTTGCTGCGGGCGCGGGCCGAGCAGCGCGACGAAGCTGTGCGCGTGGTCGTGCTGGAATACCGGGCGCGCGTTCTGGCCGCCTGA
- a CDS encoding phage major capsid protein yields MDNVTIETKADALSGSFDIVGRQEAQDAALAALRGEVEEVKGRLEKVSRAAARPMLAGAGIVSGPEVKGFVDGYLRSGRETELKSLSSAVGADGGFAVPQEIDAMIARRMVEISPIRAVANVVKTGTSGFRRLISTGGTASGWVSETGARPETASPKLAEIVPPMGELYANPSATQAMLDDAAFDLEGWLANEIASEFARAEGAAFINGTGANQPKGFLAATTSVAGDDARAFGSLQFIGSGNAAGFDAAPEAKLIDLVCQLKAPLRQGAVWVMNSTTLATVRKLKTADGAFLWQPGMVEGQPDRLLGYAVIEAEDMPNVAANQFPIAFGNFKAGYLIAERRQTSILRDPYTNKPYVQFYATRRVGGQVMDSDAIKLLKIAA; encoded by the coding sequence ATGGATAATGTTACCATCGAAACCAAGGCCGATGCGCTGAGCGGTTCGTTCGACATCGTCGGACGCCAGGAAGCGCAGGATGCCGCACTGGCCGCACTGCGCGGCGAAGTGGAAGAAGTGAAGGGCCGACTGGAGAAGGTCAGCCGAGCAGCGGCCCGTCCGATGCTGGCTGGTGCCGGGATCGTATCGGGGCCGGAAGTGAAGGGCTTTGTCGACGGTTATCTGCGGAGCGGTCGCGAGACCGAGCTGAAATCGCTTTCGAGCGCGGTCGGTGCCGATGGCGGCTTTGCCGTGCCGCAGGAAATCGACGCGATGATTGCCCGCCGCATGGTGGAGATCAGCCCGATCCGCGCCGTGGCCAATGTGGTCAAGACCGGCACATCGGGCTTTCGCCGGCTGATCTCGACCGGTGGCACGGCTTCGGGCTGGGTCAGCGAAACGGGCGCGCGCCCTGAAACGGCCAGCCCCAAGCTGGCCGAAATCGTGCCGCCAATGGGTGAGCTTTACGCCAATCCTTCGGCCACGCAGGCCATGCTGGACGATGCGGCATTCGATCTGGAAGGCTGGCTGGCGAATGAGATCGCCAGCGAATTTGCCCGTGCAGAAGGTGCCGCGTTCATCAACGGCACCGGCGCCAACCAGCCCAAGGGCTTCCTTGCCGCAACCACCAGCGTTGCCGGGGACGATGCACGCGCTTTCGGTTCGTTGCAGTTCATCGGTTCGGGCAATGCCGCCGGGTTTGATGCAGCGCCGGAAGCAAAGCTGATCGATCTGGTCTGCCAGTTGAAGGCGCCGCTGCGGCAGGGTGCGGTGTGGGTGATGAATTCGACCACGCTGGCAACCGTCCGCAAGCTCAAGACTGCCGATGGGGCGTTCCTGTGGCAGCCGGGCATGGTGGAGGGCCAGCCCGATCGCCTGCTGGGCTATGCGGTGATCGAAGCGGAGGACATGCCCAATGTGGCCGCGAATCAGTTCCCGATCGCGTTCGGCAATTTCAAGGCCGGTTACCTGATTGCGGAACGCCGCCAGACGTCGATCCTGCGCGATCCCTACACCAACAAGCCCTATGTCCAGTTCTATGCCACCCGCCGCGTGGGCGGGCAGGTGATGGACAGCGATGCGATCAAGCTGCTGAAGATCGCGGCCTGA
- a CDS encoding HK97 family phage prohead protease gives MTTIVPKAAKASLRFAGYAAIFRKRDSGGDTILPGAFRASLDRRVSEGLRLPLLWQHRPDQQIGWIDMVGEDERGLRVVASITAKESAATRALKDGAVDGLSFGYRVRQGRTLPDGRELHDLDIMEVSLVTRPMQPLARVHYVEPAAPDAV, from the coding sequence ATGACAACGATTGTGCCCAAGGCAGCGAAAGCATCGCTGCGCTTTGCCGGATATGCTGCGATCTTTCGCAAGCGCGACAGTGGTGGCGATACAATCCTGCCGGGAGCATTCCGGGCAAGCCTTGATCGCCGGGTGTCGGAAGGCTTGCGCCTGCCGCTGCTGTGGCAGCACCGGCCCGACCAGCAGATTGGCTGGATAGATATGGTGGGTGAGGACGAGCGCGGATTGCGCGTCGTGGCATCGATCACCGCGAAGGAATCGGCCGCTACGCGTGCGCTGAAGGATGGTGCGGTGGACGGACTCTCGTTCGGCTACCGCGTGCGGCAGGGCCGGACGTTGCCCGACGGCCGTGAACTGCACGACCTGGATATCATGGAAGTGAGCCTGGTGACGCGGCCGATGCAGCCGCTGGCACGGGTTCATTATGTGGAGCCTGCGGCGCCGGACGCGGTCTGA